From the Companilactobacillus ginsenosidimutans genome, the window TTTTCCCGGGCTTGGAAAAGCTCAAAATCGTGTTCACAGCGACCACGGCCCTCGCGGAACCTGACCGGAAGGCGGAAGTGAACCCTCCACCAAGTAAATATCATTAAAACTAAACTTAAGTTATAATAAACCCTAAACACACAAAAGGAAGAACCTTAGTTGGCCCAAAAACGTAGAACGTCTCATCGTCGTAAACGGCGTAGAAAGAATCAAAACGAGCCTATTTATATCATTATCGCAGTCGTGTTGCTCATCTTAGTTGGATTTTTCGGATATCATAAATATCAACAAAAACAACAAGACAACGCGACTGAACAAGTCCAAGAGGAGAAAAACGCTTTTATCAAGCAGGTCGCTCCGGAAGCTATTAAACTTGGACAACAATATGGCGTATTGCCTAGTATCACTATTGGACAAGCTATTTTGGAAAGTGATTGGGGTAATAGTACTCTCGCAAGTAAATATAATAATTATTTTGGTATTAAAGGTACGAATCCGGATAATACGGTTGTTTTAGAAACGAAGGAATATACTAATGGTCAATGGGTTACGATAAATGGCCGATTCAGGTCTTACACTGATTTTCGTGAATCGATGAAGGATCATGCTTTATTGTTGGTCAATGGTACGACTTGGAATTCTTCGCAATATCAACAAGTAATTAGTTCGAAGGATTACATTGAAGCTGCTGTTTCATTGCAAACGGATGGATACGCGACTGACCCTGGATACACATCAAAAATAATCCATGTTATACAAAAATACGATTTAATGAAATATGATGAAGGAATCAAGTAACCACGCCGTTATTTATGATAAAATTTATATTAAAAATGATGGGAGATAGATTGTGAAGGAATTAGAAGAAAGAATTAACAAAGACGGACGAGTAATCGGCAAAGATGTTTTGAAAGTTGATAGCTTTTTAAATCATCAAATTGATCCTGTTTTAATGGAAAAAATGGGTGAAGAATTTTACAAGCATTTCAAAGATGCTGGTGTTACAAAAATTTTGACAGTTGAATCTTCAGGTATTGCACCTGCTGTTATGACTGGTTTGCAGTTTAATGTGCCGGTTGTCTTTGCTAGAAAGCACAAGTCAGTTACACTTCAAGATGATCTTTTCACATCTGAGGTTTACTCATTTACTAAGAAGACATC encodes:
- a CDS encoding xanthine phosphoribosyltransferase; amino-acid sequence: MKELEERINKDGRVIGKDVLKVDSFLNHQIDPVLMEKMGEEFYKHFKDAGVTKILTVESSGIAPAVMTGLQFNVPVVFARKHKSVTLQDDLFTSEVYSFTKKTSNHISISKKYLSSDDNVLIIDDFLANGQAVNGLNDIIKAADASLAGIGIVIEKSFQKGRQLIDKAGIPVYSLARIKAFENGQVVFEPENE
- a CDS encoding glycoside hydrolase family 73 protein; protein product: MAQKRRTSHRRKRRRKNQNEPIYIIIAVVLLILVGFFGYHKYQQKQQDNATEQVQEEKNAFIKQVAPEAIKLGQQYGVLPSITIGQAILESDWGNSTLASKYNNYFGIKGTNPDNTVVLETKEYTNGQWVTINGRFRSYTDFRESMKDHALLLVNGTTWNSSQYQQVISSKDYIEAAVSLQTDGYATDPGYTSKIIHVIQKYDLMKYDEGIK